The proteins below are encoded in one region of Streptomyces ficellus:
- a CDS encoding GAF domain-containing protein yields MRRTRVDMTRLAAMDTREAALLLKGVRDATLRGGRAPFAPRAEIGESWQRMLRRGLDPDRDHRSRLLDAEEVERRRAASPLAEVLPVLREGLVSCSAASGAVPHIMVVADADGRVLWREGSAPVLRKADGHGFEPGADWTESTVGTNGVGTALVTRRPVQVHSAEHFVSTHHSWTCAGAPLTDPRDGRLIGAVDVSGPLATMHPATLMLVSSVARLAEAELRNRHFAELARLRAVAAPVLCRVGGRALVVDAHGWLAGVTGMPPVDRLPLPASFGAGRAWLPSLGLCAVEPLPGGWLLRLVDEEARAAAGASRLVLDVSRPRRWSLELSGAAGSWTQELSPRHTELLFVLAVHREGRTAAELAYDVFGDPTRTVTVRAEMSRVRRTLAGLLEHRPYRFREEVEVEVVRPEDPADLLPHSTAPAVRACRDGRGSLGV; encoded by the coding sequence GTGCGTCGGACCAGGGTGGACATGACGCGGCTCGCCGCGATGGACACGCGCGAGGCGGCGTTGCTGCTCAAGGGGGTGCGGGACGCGACGCTGCGGGGTGGGCGGGCGCCGTTCGCGCCGCGGGCGGAGATAGGTGAGTCGTGGCAGCGGATGCTGCGCAGGGGGCTGGACCCGGACCGGGACCACCGGTCGCGGCTGCTGGACGCGGAGGAGGTCGAGCGCCGGCGCGCCGCGTCACCGCTGGCCGAGGTGTTGCCGGTGTTGCGCGAGGGGCTGGTGTCCTGCTCGGCCGCGTCGGGCGCCGTGCCGCACATCATGGTGGTGGCGGACGCCGACGGCCGGGTGCTGTGGCGCGAGGGCAGTGCGCCGGTCCTGCGGAAGGCGGACGGGCACGGCTTCGAGCCGGGTGCCGACTGGACGGAGTCGACGGTCGGTACGAACGGGGTGGGCACCGCGCTGGTGACCCGGCGCCCGGTGCAGGTGCACTCGGCGGAGCACTTCGTCTCGACGCACCACTCGTGGACGTGCGCGGGTGCCCCCCTGACCGATCCCCGGGACGGGCGGCTGATCGGCGCGGTGGACGTGAGCGGGCCGCTGGCGACGATGCATCCGGCGACGCTGATGCTGGTGAGTTCGGTGGCGCGGCTCGCGGAGGCGGAGCTGCGCAACCGGCACTTCGCCGAGCTGGCGCGGCTGCGGGCGGTGGCGGCGCCGGTCCTGTGCCGGGTGGGCGGCCGGGCGCTGGTGGTGGACGCGCACGGGTGGCTGGCGGGCGTGACCGGGATGCCGCCGGTGGACCGGCTGCCGTTGCCGGCGTCGTTCGGGGCGGGCCGGGCGTGGTTGCCGTCGCTGGGGCTGTGCGCGGTGGAACCGTTGCCCGGCGGGTGGCTGCTGCGGCTGGTGGACGAGGAGGCGCGGGCGGCGGCCGGGGCGAGCCGGCTGGTGCTGGACGTGAGCCGGCCGCGCCGCTGGTCGCTGGAGCTGTCGGGGGCGGCGGGCAGCTGGACGCAGGAGCTGAGCCCGCGCCACACGGAGCTGCTGTTCGTGCTGGCCGTGCACCGGGAGGGCCGTACGGCGGCGGAGCTGGCGTACGACGTGTTCGGGGACCCGACGCGCACGGTGACGGTGCGGGCGGAGATGTCCCGGGTGCGCCGGACCCTGGCGGGGCTGCTGGAGCACCGTCCGTACCGCTTCCGCGAGGAGGTGGAGGTGGAGGTGGTCCGCCCCGAGGACCCCGCGGACCTGCTCCCGCACTCCACGGCCCCGGCGGTGCGTGCCTGCCGGGACGGGCGTGGTTCGCTTGGCGTATGA
- a CDS encoding GNAT family N-acetyltransferase, producing MSITVTTWSLEQTSVADLRPAAAPSGDVRIERAEVPSPEFSRFLYSAVGGDIRWTDRLGLSYAQWEEILGRPGVETWVAYDRGTPAGYVELDAQDDGVVEIVYFGLIPAFRGRRIGGHLLSYGAARAWDLAERWPGRTPTKRVWLHTCSLDGEHAMANYVRRGFALFDTRVTEEPDTANPGPWPGAFASR from the coding sequence ATGAGCATCACCGTGACCACCTGGTCCCTCGAACAGACCTCCGTCGCCGATCTGCGTCCTGCCGCCGCGCCCTCCGGGGACGTGCGGATCGAGCGGGCCGAGGTGCCGTCGCCCGAGTTCAGCAGGTTCCTCTACAGCGCGGTCGGCGGGGACATCCGCTGGACGGACCGGCTGGGCCTGTCGTACGCGCAGTGGGAGGAGATCCTCGGGCGGCCGGGCGTGGAGACGTGGGTGGCGTACGACCGGGGGACGCCGGCGGGGTACGTCGAGCTGGACGCGCAGGACGACGGGGTCGTGGAGATCGTCTACTTCGGGCTGATACCGGCGTTCCGGGGGCGGCGGATCGGCGGGCACCTGTTGTCGTACGGTGCGGCGCGCGCCTGGGACCTCGCCGAGCGCTGGCCGGGGCGGACCCCGACGAAGCGGGTCTGGCTGCACACCTGCTCCCTGGACGGTGAGCACGCGATGGCCAATTATGTGCGGCGTGGGTTCGCCCTCTTCGACACCCGGGTGACGGAGGAGCCGGACACGGCGAACCCTGGCCCGTGGCCGGGCGCCTTCGCGTCGCGCTGA
- a CDS encoding putative leader peptide, with protein MSRAGIALVSRRHVDLGRMSSAICPVS; from the coding sequence ATGTCTCGAGCTGGAATTGCCTTGGTGAGTCGGCGGCACGTCGACCTCGGCCGCATGTCCAGCGCCATCTGTCCGGTGAGCTGA
- a CDS encoding nitrite/sulfite reductase, with protein sequence MAATPEKPASATARRKTGRHRGEGQWAVGHFTPLNGNEQFKKDDDGLNVRTRIETIYSKAGFDSIDPNDLRGRMRWWGLYTQRKPGIDGGKTAILEPEELDDEYFMLRVRIDGGRLTTEQLRVIGEISQEFGRGTADITDRQNVQYHWIRIEDVPEIWNRLEAVGLSTTEACGDTPRVILGSPVAGIAEDEIIDGTPAIDEIQRRIVGNKDFSNLPRKFKSAISGSPLLDVAHEINDIAFVGVNHPEHGPGFDLWVGGGLSTNPKIGVRLGAWVPLDEVPDVYEGVISIFRDYGYRRLRNRARLKFLVADWGPEKFRKVLEDEYLKRELVDGPAPEQPVQRWRDHVGVHRQKDGRFYVGFAPRVGRVDGATLTKIAEVAQAHGSGRLRTTAEQKMIVLDVEEAQVESLVAGLEALDLQVKPSPFRRGTMACTGIEFCKLAIVETKARGASLIDELERRIPDFDEPITININGCPNACARIQVADIGLKGQLVLDDAGNQVEGYQVHLGGALGLEAGFGRKVRGLKVTAAELPDYIERVLGRFQEQREDGERFATWAARAPEEALS encoded by the coding sequence ATGGCCGCCACCCCGGAAAAGCCCGCTTCCGCCACCGCCCGCCGCAAGACCGGGCGCCACCGTGGCGAAGGTCAGTGGGCCGTGGGCCACTTCACGCCCCTCAACGGCAACGAGCAGTTCAAGAAGGACGACGACGGTCTCAATGTGCGGACACGCATTGAGACGATCTACTCGAAGGCCGGCTTCGACTCGATCGACCCCAACGACCTGCGCGGCCGGATGCGCTGGTGGGGCCTCTACACCCAGCGCAAGCCCGGGATCGACGGCGGCAAGACCGCGATCCTGGAGCCGGAGGAGCTGGACGACGAGTACTTCATGCTGCGGGTCCGCATCGACGGCGGCCGGCTGACCACGGAGCAGCTGAGGGTCATTGGCGAGATCTCTCAGGAGTTCGGGCGCGGGACGGCGGACATCACCGACCGGCAGAACGTCCAGTACCACTGGATCCGGATCGAGGACGTGCCCGAGATCTGGAACCGGCTGGAAGCGGTGGGCCTGTCCACGACCGAGGCGTGCGGTGACACCCCGCGCGTCATCCTCGGTTCCCCGGTCGCCGGGATCGCCGAGGACGAGATCATCGACGGCACCCCGGCCATCGACGAGATCCAGCGCCGGATCGTCGGCAACAAGGACTTCTCCAACCTGCCCCGCAAGTTCAAGTCGGCGATCTCCGGCTCGCCGCTGCTCGACGTGGCGCACGAGATCAACGACATCGCGTTCGTCGGCGTGAACCACCCCGAGCACGGTCCCGGCTTCGACCTGTGGGTCGGCGGCGGCCTGTCCACCAACCCCAAGATCGGTGTGCGGCTCGGCGCGTGGGTCCCGCTCGACGAGGTCCCCGACGTCTACGAGGGCGTCATCTCGATCTTCCGCGACTACGGCTACCGCCGGCTGCGCAACCGCGCCCGCCTGAAGTTCCTGGTCGCCGACTGGGGCCCGGAGAAGTTCCGCAAGGTGCTGGAGGACGAGTACCTGAAGCGCGAGCTGGTCGACGGCCCCGCGCCCGAGCAGCCGGTGCAGCGGTGGCGCGACCACGTGGGTGTGCACCGCCAGAAGGACGGCCGCTTCTACGTCGGTTTCGCGCCCCGTGTCGGCCGGGTCGACGGCGCCACGCTCACGAAGATCGCCGAGGTGGCCCAGGCGCACGGCTCGGGCCGGCTGCGGACCACCGCCGAGCAGAAGATGATCGTCCTGGACGTCGAGGAGGCGCAGGTCGAGTCGCTCGTGGCGGGTCTCGAGGCGCTGGACCTCCAGGTCAAGCCGTCCCCGTTCCGGCGCGGCACGATGGCCTGCACCGGCATCGAGTTCTGCAAGCTCGCCATCGTCGAGACCAAGGCGCGCGGCGCGTCGCTGATCGACGAGCTGGAGCGCCGCATCCCGGACTTCGACGAGCCGATCACCATCAACATCAACGGCTGCCCCAACGCCTGCGCGCGCATCCAGGTGGCGGACATCGGTCTCAAGGGCCAGCTGGTCCTCGACGACGCCGGCAACCAGGTGGAGGGCTACCAGGTCCACCTGGGCGGCGCGCTCGGCCTGGAGGCGGGCTTCGGCCGCAAGGTGCGCGGCCTGAAGGTCACCGCCGCGGAGCTGCCCGACTACATCGAGCGGGTCCTGGGCCGCTTCCAGGAGCAGCGCGAGGACGGCGAACGCTTCGCCACCTGGGCGGCGCGCGCCCCCGAGGAGGCCCTGTCATGA
- a CDS encoding phosphoadenylyl-sulfate reductase — MTLLQDREALKGIAERAGRDLEEASALEILKWAADTFGPRFCVTSSMEDAVVAHLASRVMPGVDVVFLDTGYHFPETIGTRDAVDAVMDVNVITLTPRQTVAEQDAEYGPRLHDRNPDLCCALRKVKPLEEGLTGYDAWATGLRRDESATRADTPVVGWDEKRQKVKVSPIARWTQDDVDAYVAEHGVLTNPLLMDGYASVGCAPCTRRVLEGEDARAGRWAGRTKTECGLHG, encoded by the coding sequence ATGACGTTGCTTCAGGACAGAGAAGCGCTGAAGGGCATCGCCGAGCGGGCGGGCCGCGACCTCGAAGAGGCGTCCGCCCTGGAGATCCTGAAGTGGGCCGCCGACACCTTCGGTCCGCGCTTCTGCGTCACCTCCTCCATGGAGGACGCGGTCGTCGCCCACCTCGCCTCGCGGGTCATGCCCGGCGTGGACGTCGTCTTCCTCGACACCGGCTACCACTTCCCCGAGACCATCGGCACCCGTGACGCGGTCGACGCGGTCATGGATGTCAACGTCATCACCCTCACGCCGCGCCAGACGGTGGCCGAGCAGGACGCCGAGTACGGCCCGCGGCTGCACGACCGGAACCCGGACCTGTGCTGCGCCCTGCGCAAGGTCAAGCCGCTGGAGGAGGGCCTGACCGGGTACGACGCGTGGGCGACGGGGCTGCGCCGCGACGAGTCGGCGACCCGGGCGGACACCCCGGTCGTCGGCTGGGACGAGAAGCGGCAGAAGGTGAAGGTGTCGCCGATCGCCCGCTGGACGCAGGACGACGTCGACGCGTACGTCGCCGAACACGGTGTCCTCACCAATCCGCTGCTGATGGACGGGTACGCCTCCGTCGGCTGCGCGCCCTGCACGCGCCGCGTGCTGGAGGGCGAGGACGCGCGGGCCGGCCGCTGGGCGGGCCGGACGAAGACCGAGTGCGGGCTGCACGGCTGA
- the cysC gene encoding adenylyl-sulfate kinase, giving the protein MTGATIWLTGLPSAGKTTIAYELADRLRAEGRRVEVLDGDEIREFLSAGLGFSREDRHTNVQRIGFVAELLASNGVQVLVPVIAPYADSRDAVRKRHQQQGTAYLEVHVATPVEVCSVRDVKGLYARQAAGEISGLTGVDDPYEEPTSPDLRIESQNQTVQESAAAVHALLTERGL; this is encoded by the coding sequence GTGACTGGGGCCACCATCTGGCTCACCGGGCTGCCGAGCGCCGGCAAGACCACGATCGCCTACGAGCTGGCGGACCGGCTGCGCGCCGAGGGCCGCCGGGTCGAGGTGCTCGACGGCGACGAGATCCGCGAGTTCCTCTCGGCGGGCCTCGGGTTCAGCCGTGAGGACCGGCACACCAACGTGCAGCGGATCGGCTTCGTGGCCGAGCTGCTGGCGTCGAACGGCGTGCAGGTCCTGGTGCCGGTGATCGCCCCGTACGCGGACAGCCGCGACGCCGTCCGCAAGCGCCACCAGCAGCAGGGCACCGCGTACCTGGAGGTGCACGTCGCCACTCCGGTGGAGGTGTGCTCGGTGCGGGACGTGAAGGGCCTGTACGCCCGGCAGGCCGCGGGTGAGATCAGCGGCCTGACCGGGGTGGACGACCCGTACGAGGAGCCCACCAGCCCGGACCTGCGGATCGAGTCGCAGAACCAGACCGTGCAGGAGTCCGCCGCGGCGGTCCACGCCCTGCTGACCGAGAGGGGCCTGTGA
- the cysD gene encoding sulfate adenylyltransferase subunit CysD → MTTVTDVHDTDSPFALSHLDSLESEAVHIFREVAGEFERPVILFSGGKDSIVMLHLALKAFAPAAIPFSLLHVDTGHNFPEVIEYRDRTVEKHGLRLHVASVQEYIDAGKLRERPDGTRNPLQTVPLTEAIQQHRFDAVFGGGRRDEEKARAKERVFSLRDEFSQWDPRRQRPELWQLYNGRHAPGEHVRVFPLSNWTELDVWQYIEREGIELPQIYFAHEREVFSRNGMWLTAGEWGGPKDGEPVVRRTIRYRTVGDMSCTGAVDSDATTLEAVIAEIAASRLTERGATRADDKLSEAAMEDRKREGYF, encoded by the coding sequence ATGACCACCGTCACCGACGTCCACGACACCGACAGCCCGTTCGCGCTGTCGCACCTGGACTCGCTGGAGTCCGAGGCGGTGCACATCTTCCGCGAGGTGGCGGGCGAGTTCGAGCGGCCGGTGATCCTGTTCTCCGGCGGCAAGGACTCGATCGTGATGCTGCACCTGGCGCTGAAGGCGTTCGCGCCGGCCGCGATCCCGTTCTCGCTGCTGCACGTCGACACGGGGCACAACTTCCCCGAGGTCATCGAGTACCGCGACCGCACGGTCGAGAAGCACGGGCTGCGGCTGCACGTCGCCTCGGTGCAGGAGTACATCGACGCGGGGAAGCTGCGCGAGCGCCCGGACGGCACCCGCAACCCGCTCCAGACGGTGCCGCTGACCGAGGCCATCCAGCAGCACCGGTTCGACGCCGTCTTCGGCGGCGGGCGGCGCGACGAGGAGAAGGCCCGGGCCAAGGAGCGGGTGTTCTCGCTGCGCGACGAGTTCTCGCAGTGGGACCCGCGCCGGCAGCGGCCCGAGCTGTGGCAGCTGTACAACGGCCGGCACGCGCCCGGTGAGCACGTGCGGGTGTTCCCGCTGTCCAACTGGACCGAGCTGGACGTGTGGCAGTACATCGAGCGCGAGGGCATCGAGCTGCCGCAGATCTACTTCGCACATGAGCGTGAGGTGTTCTCCCGCAACGGCATGTGGCTGACGGCCGGCGAGTGGGGCGGCCCGAAGGACGGCGAGCCGGTGGTCCGGCGGACGATCCGCTACCGCACGGTCGGCGACATGTCCTGCACCGGTGCCGTCGACTCCGACGCCACCACGCTGGAGGCCGTGATCGCCGAGATCGCCGCGTCCCGGCTCACCGAACGGGGCGCCACCCGCGCCGACGACAAGCTGTCCGAGGCCGCGATGGAAGACCGCAAGCGCGAAGGGTATTTCTAG
- a CDS encoding sulfate adenylyltransferase subunit 1, translating into MSTTSEQLADLSATTLLRFATAGSVDDGKSTLVGRLLHDSKSVLADQLEAVEAASLSRGQDAPDLALLTDGLRAEREQGITIDVAYRYFATPRRRFILADTPGHVQYTRNMVTGASTAELAVVLVDARNGVVEQTRRHAAVAALLRVPHVVLAVNKMDLVDYAEPVFAAIAEEFTTYASELGVPEITAIPISALAGDNVVEPSANMDWYGGPTVLEHLETVPVSHDLTACHARFPVQYVIRPQTAEHPDYRGYAGQIAAGAFRVGEQVAVLPSGKTSTITAIDALGESVDIAWAPQSVTIRLADDIDISRGDLLAPAGDAPATTQDVVATVCHVADQPLAVGQRVLLKHTTRTVKAIVKDIPSRLTLDDLSQHPAPGQLVANDIGRVVVRTAEPLALDTYADSRRTGSFLLIDPADGTTLAAGMAGDAFASATAPVAAAQDEEGWDF; encoded by the coding sequence ATGAGCACCACGAGCGAGCAGCTCGCCGACCTCTCGGCCACCACCCTGCTGCGGTTCGCCACCGCCGGTTCCGTCGACGACGGCAAGTCCACGCTGGTGGGCCGGCTGCTGCACGACTCCAAGTCGGTGCTGGCCGACCAGCTGGAGGCGGTCGAGGCGGCGTCGCTGAGCCGTGGCCAGGACGCCCCGGACCTGGCGCTCCTGACGGACGGGCTGCGGGCCGAGCGGGAGCAGGGCATCACCATCGATGTCGCCTACCGCTACTTCGCCACGCCCCGGCGGCGGTTCATCCTGGCCGACACGCCCGGCCATGTGCAGTACACCCGCAACATGGTCACCGGTGCCTCCACCGCCGAGCTGGCCGTGGTGCTGGTCGACGCCCGCAACGGCGTCGTCGAGCAGACCCGCCGGCACGCCGCGGTGGCCGCGCTGCTGCGCGTCCCGCACGTGGTGCTGGCCGTCAACAAGATGGACCTCGTCGACTACGCGGAGCCCGTCTTCGCGGCGATCGCCGAGGAGTTCACCACGTACGCCTCGGAGCTGGGCGTCCCGGAGATCACCGCGATCCCCATCTCGGCGCTGGCCGGGGACAACGTGGTGGAGCCGTCCGCGAACATGGACTGGTACGGCGGGCCGACGGTGCTGGAGCACCTGGAGACCGTGCCGGTCAGCCACGACCTGACGGCCTGCCACGCCCGCTTCCCGGTGCAGTACGTGATCCGGCCGCAGACCGCCGAGCACCCCGACTACCGCGGGTACGCCGGTCAGATCGCGGCGGGTGCCTTCCGCGTCGGCGAGCAGGTGGCCGTGCTGCCGTCGGGGAAGACCTCCACGATCACCGCGATCGACGCGCTCGGCGAGAGCGTCGACATCGCGTGGGCGCCGCAGTCGGTGACGATCCGGCTGGCCGACGACATCGACATCTCGCGCGGCGACCTGCTCGCCCCGGCCGGTGACGCCCCGGCGACCACGCAGGACGTCGTGGCGACGGTGTGCCACGTGGCGGACCAGCCGCTGGCCGTCGGGCAGCGGGTGCTCCTGAAGCACACCACCCGTACGGTCAAGGCGATCGTCAAGGACATCCCGTCGCGGCTGACGCTGGACGACCTGTCCCAGCACCCGGCGCCCGGGCAGCTGGTCGCCAACGACATCGGCCGGGTCGTGGTGCGCACCGCCGAGCCGCTGGCGCTCGACACGTACGCCGACTCGCGCCGTACCGGCTCGTTCCTCCTCATCGACCCGGCCGACGGCACCACCCTCGCCGCGGGCATGGCCGGTGACGCGTTCGCCTCGGCGACGGCTCCCGTCGCCGCCGCGCAGGACGAGGAGGGCTGGGACTTCTGA
- a CDS encoding ABC transporter substrate-binding protein, with product MPATSRTAALRRGLAVAAALPLLIGALASCGYGSKAPKDEKKVAAEGEKLSADRVRLGYFPNLTHATALVGDQEGIIQKELGGTELKVSTFNAGPSEIEALNADSIDIGFIGPSPAINGYVKSRGKNLRIIGGSASGGVKLVVNPEKIKTLDDLRGKKIATPQLGNTQDVAFLNWIKERGWKVDAQSGKGDVSVVRTENKVAPDAYKSGSIDGAWVPEPTASKLVGEGAKVLLDESSLWPDKKFVITNIIVSQRFLDAHPDVVEAVLRGSVKTNAWINANPDKAKDSANARLEALTGKPLGDKVIDPAWPSIQFVDDPLAATLRAQAGHAVAAGLLEEPDLKGIYDLRPLNKVLKAEGRPGVADAGLGVK from the coding sequence GTGCCTGCCACGTCCCGCACCGCGGCCCTGCGCCGCGGGCTCGCCGTTGCCGCCGCCCTGCCCCTGCTGATCGGCGCGCTCGCGTCGTGCGGCTACGGCTCCAAGGCCCCGAAGGACGAGAAGAAGGTGGCGGCCGAGGGCGAGAAGCTCTCCGCCGACCGGGTGAGACTCGGGTACTTCCCCAACCTCACCCACGCCACCGCCCTGGTCGGGGACCAGGAAGGCATCATCCAGAAGGAGCTGGGCGGCACCGAGCTGAAGGTGTCGACCTTCAACGCGGGTCCGTCCGAGATCGAGGCGCTCAACGCCGACTCGATCGACATCGGCTTCATCGGCCCCTCCCCCGCGATCAACGGTTACGTCAAGTCCCGGGGCAAGAACCTGCGGATCATCGGCGGTTCCGCGTCCGGCGGGGTGAAGCTGGTGGTGAACCCCGAGAAGATCAAGACCCTGGACGACCTCAGGGGCAAGAAGATCGCCACCCCGCAGCTGGGCAACACGCAGGACGTGGCGTTCCTCAACTGGATCAAGGAGCGCGGCTGGAAGGTCGACGCCCAGAGCGGCAAGGGCGACGTCTCCGTGGTCCGCACCGAGAACAAGGTCGCCCCGGACGCCTACAAGTCCGGTTCGATCGACGGTGCCTGGGTGCCGGAGCCGACCGCGTCCAAGCTGGTCGGCGAGGGCGCCAAGGTGCTCCTCGACGAGTCGTCCCTCTGGCCGGACAAGAAGTTCGTGATCACGAACATCATCGTGTCGCAGAGGTTCCTCGACGCGCACCCGGACGTCGTCGAGGCGGTGCTGCGCGGCTCGGTGAAGACCAACGCGTGGATCAACGCCAACCCGGACAAGGCGAAGGACTCCGCCAACGCCCGGCTGGAGGCGCTCACCGGCAAGCCGCTGGGCGACAAGGTCATCGACCCGGCGTGGCCGTCGATCCAGTTCGTGGACGACCCGCTGGCCGCGACGCTCCGGGCGCAGGCCGGTCACGCGGTGGCCGCCGGTCTCCTGGAGGAGCCGGACCTGAAGGGCATCTACGACCTGAGGCCGCTCAACAAGGTCCTGAAGGCCGAGGGCAGGCCCGGGGTCGCCGACGCCGGTCTCGGCGTCAAGTAA
- a CDS encoding ABC transporter ATP-binding protein, with product MATTFAKAEDRVAVSHAARIAHVSKSYPGPTGRQLVLDDISLDVAPGEFVTLLGASGCGKSTLLNLVAGLDRPTAGSIETPGGRPALMFQEHALFPWLTAGKNIELALRLRGVPKNERRGEAERLLELVRLGGAYGKRVHELSGGMRQRVALARALAQDSDLLLMDEPFAALDAITRDVLHDELTRIWRETRLSVLFVTHNVREAVRLAERVVLLSSRPGRIAREWRIDIPQPRRIEDAAVAELSLEITEELRGEIRRHGQH from the coding sequence ATGGCCACGACCTTCGCCAAGGCCGAGGACCGTGTCGCGGTGAGCCACGCGGCCCGTATCGCGCACGTCTCGAAGTCCTATCCCGGACCCACCGGCCGGCAGCTGGTGCTCGACGACATCTCGCTCGATGTCGCCCCGGGCGAGTTCGTCACCCTCCTGGGGGCCTCGGGGTGCGGCAAGTCCACGCTCCTGAACCTGGTGGCGGGGCTCGACCGGCCGACCGCGGGGTCCATCGAGACCCCCGGCGGCCGGCCGGCGCTGATGTTCCAGGAGCACGCGCTGTTCCCGTGGCTGACGGCAGGCAAGAACATCGAGCTGGCGCTGCGGCTGCGCGGCGTGCCGAAGAACGAGCGGCGCGGTGAGGCGGAGCGGCTGCTGGAACTGGTGCGGCTGGGCGGGGCGTACGGCAAGCGGGTGCACGAGCTGTCCGGTGGCATGCGCCAGCGGGTGGCCCTGGCGCGGGCGTTGGCGCAGGACAGTGACCTGCTGCTGATGGACGAGCCGTTCGCGGCGCTGGACGCGATCACGCGTGACGTGCTGCACGACGAGCTGACGCGCATCTGGCGCGAGACGCGGCTGTCGGTGCTGTTCGTCACCCACAACGTGCGCGAGGCCGTGCGGCTGGCCGAGCGCGTGGTGCTGCTGTCCTCCCGGCCCGGGCGGATCGCCCGGGAGTGGCGCATCGACATCCCTCAGCCGCGCCGCATCGAGGACGCCGCCGTCGCGGAGCTGTCCCTTGAGATCACCGAAGAACTGCGTGGGGAGATCCGCCGCCATGGCCAGCACTGA
- a CDS encoding ABC transporter permease has protein sequence MASTETTTGAVAKTDDLAGLEAGLDALETVQARRTPVREVLVKKVLPPLVAVALVLVVWQLLVWAEVTDAYKLPPPSAVWDSLATMWLEGTLLDVLWTSVSRALLGFLMALAIGTPLGLLVARVRFVRAAIGPILSGLQSLPSVAWVAPAVLWLGLNDSMMFAVILLGAVPSIANGLVSGVDQVPPLFLRAGRTLGATGLRGAWHVVMPAALPGYLAGLKQGWAFSWRSLMAAEIIASSPELGLGLGQLLENGRNNIDMPGIFLAILLILVVGIAIDLLIFSPLERAVLRRRGLLVKS, from the coding sequence ATGGCCAGCACTGAGACGACGACCGGGGCCGTCGCCAAGACGGACGACCTGGCCGGCCTGGAGGCGGGGCTGGACGCGCTGGAGACGGTGCAGGCGCGCCGGACGCCGGTGCGCGAGGTCCTGGTGAAGAAGGTCCTGCCGCCGCTGGTGGCCGTGGCGCTGGTGCTGGTGGTGTGGCAGCTCCTGGTGTGGGCCGAGGTCACCGACGCGTACAAGCTGCCGCCGCCGTCCGCGGTGTGGGACAGCCTGGCCACCATGTGGCTGGAGGGCACGCTCCTCGACGTGCTGTGGACGAGCGTGTCGCGGGCGTTGCTCGGTTTCCTGATGGCGCTGGCCATCGGTACGCCGCTGGGTCTGCTGGTGGCGCGGGTGCGGTTCGTCCGGGCGGCGATCGGGCCGATCCTGTCGGGTCTCCAGTCGCTGCCGTCGGTGGCGTGGGTGGCGCCGGCGGTGCTGTGGCTGGGGCTCAACGACTCGATGATGTTCGCGGTGATCCTGCTGGGCGCCGTGCCGTCGATCGCCAACGGCCTGGTGTCGGGGGTGGACCAGGTGCCGCCGCTGTTCCTGCGGGCGGGGCGGACGCTGGGCGCGACCGGTCTGCGGGGCGCCTGGCACGTGGTGATGCCCGCGGCGCTGCCGGGCTACCTGGCGGGCCTGAAGCAGGGGTGGGCGTTCTCGTGGCGTTCGCTGATGGCCGCCGAGATCATCGCGTCCTCGCCCGAACTGGGCCTGGGCCTGGGGCAGCTGCTGGAGAACGGCCGCAACAACATCGACATGCCCGGCATCTTCCTGGCGATCCTGCTGATCCTCGTGGTCGGTATCGCCATCGACCTGTTGATCTTCAGCCCCCTGGAGCGGGCGGTCCTGCGCCGTCGCGGTCTCCTCGTCAAGAGCTGA